One window of Alteriqipengyuania lutimaris genomic DNA carries:
- the nagA gene encoding N-acetylglucosamine-6-phosphate deacetylase, with translation MSATLLVGGQVLLNGALQCGKALVVDNGRIVAIRDAGEAAGAAEVVDMDGGIVLPGFIDVQVNGGGGHLFNADPSVETIRLIAQTHARFGTTTLLPTLISDELDKIEAAIKAVDAAIEAGVPGIAGLHLEGPFLSTDRKGVHDETKFREFEERHIDLMASLKHGRTLVTLSPERAAPKVIAGLKARGVVVSAGHTNASYEQMRAALEAGVTGFTHLFNAMSPLNSREPGVVGAALEDRESWCGLIVDGHHVSPVTMKLAMRCKPLDKFMLVTDAMPSVGMEDGSFMLQGRRIHVEDGICITDDGTLAGSDLDMARALRNAVAMLDVDIGQASAMASHNPAAFIGIADDRGTIREGAMADLVVLDEQMHVRSTWIGGVKVHG, from the coding sequence ATGAGCGCAACCCTCCTCGTCGGCGGCCAGGTGCTGCTGAACGGTGCTCTTCAATGCGGAAAGGCTCTGGTCGTCGACAATGGCCGGATCGTCGCCATTCGCGATGCGGGCGAAGCTGCGGGAGCCGCCGAAGTCGTCGATATGGACGGCGGGATCGTGCTGCCCGGCTTCATCGATGTGCAGGTCAATGGCGGCGGCGGGCACCTGTTCAATGCCGATCCGAGCGTGGAAACGATCCGCCTGATTGCTCAGACCCATGCCCGTTTCGGAACCACGACGCTGCTCCCCACGCTCATCAGCGACGAGCTGGACAAGATCGAGGCCGCAATCAAAGCCGTCGACGCCGCGATCGAGGCGGGTGTGCCCGGCATCGCGGGCCTCCATCTGGAAGGCCCGTTCCTCAGCACCGATCGCAAGGGCGTGCACGACGAAACTAAGTTCCGCGAATTCGAGGAACGGCATATCGACCTGATGGCGAGCCTGAAGCACGGGCGCACGCTGGTGACTCTGTCGCCGGAGCGGGCGGCGCCCAAGGTCATCGCCGGATTGAAAGCGCGAGGCGTGGTTGTCAGTGCGGGTCACACGAATGCCAGTTACGAGCAGATGCGCGCCGCTCTGGAGGCCGGCGTTACCGGCTTCACCCACCTGTTCAACGCGATGTCGCCGCTCAACAGCCGCGAACCCGGGGTGGTCGGTGCCGCGCTGGAAGATCGAGAGAGTTGGTGCGGTTTGATCGTGGACGGTCACCACGTCTCGCCCGTCACGATGAAGCTGGCCATGCGCTGCAAGCCGCTCGACAAGTTCATGCTCGTGACCGATGCCATGCCCTCGGTCGGGATGGAGGACGGCAGCTTCATGCTCCAGGGCCGCCGGATCCACGTGGAAGACGGAATCTGCATCACCGATGACGGCACACTCGCCGGGTCCGATCTCGACATGGCCCGGGCCTTGCGCAACGCGGTGGCGATGCTGGATGTCGACATCGGGCAGGCCAGCGCGATGGCGTCACACAACCCCGCAGCGTTCATCGGCATAGCGGATGACCGGGGCACGATCCGCGAAGGGGCGATGGCGGACCTCGTCGTGCTGGACGAGCAGATGCATGTCAGATCGACCTGGATCGGCGGGGTGAAGGTCCATGGTTAG
- a CDS encoding GntR family transcriptional regulator, with product MIDLKDRFDTSEATPLYQRLKKAMRESIDSHDWEPDDPVPSERDIAERLEISRVTVRKAIDGLVEDGMLVRKRGSGTFVAGRVEKSFATLTSFTEDMAARGRKVRSDWLVREKGSVTPEESLSLSLSPGTAVYRFNRIRFADNVAMALEYSTIPAECLGPDAMVEESLYAALRARQQNPVRALQRLRAVLFTAEQAELLDVPALSAGLLIERIGYNAVGSAVEWTRSYYRGDAYDFVAELNLGK from the coding sequence GCTCAAGAAGGCGATGCGCGAAAGCATCGATTCGCACGACTGGGAGCCCGACGACCCCGTCCCGTCGGAGCGTGATATTGCCGAGCGACTCGAGATTTCGCGCGTCACCGTGCGCAAGGCCATCGACGGGCTGGTCGAAGATGGAATGCTGGTGCGCAAGCGCGGCTCGGGAACATTCGTTGCGGGCCGCGTCGAGAAGAGCTTCGCCACGCTGACCTCTTTCACGGAAGACATGGCCGCGCGGGGCCGCAAGGTCCGCAGCGACTGGCTGGTGCGCGAGAAGGGAAGCGTTACGCCGGAGGAATCGCTCAGCCTTTCGCTCAGCCCGGGAACCGCAGTCTATCGCTTCAACCGTATCCGGTTTGCCGACAATGTCGCGATGGCGCTGGAATATTCGACGATCCCGGCAGAGTGCCTCGGGCCCGACGCGATGGTCGAGGAATCGCTTTATGCGGCCCTGCGCGCCCGGCAGCAGAATCCGGTCCGTGCCCTCCAGCGGCTGAGGGCGGTCCTTTTTACCGCGGAGCAGGCTGAACTGCTCGATGTCCCCGCACTGAGCGCCGGGCTGCTGATCGAACGCATCGGCTATAACGCGGTCGGAAGCGCGGTCGAATGGACGCGGTCCTATTATCGTGGCGACGCCTATGACTTCGTCGCCGAACTCAATCTCGGGAAATGA
- a CDS encoding SIS domain-containing protein, producing MNPSDTQMYREAGEAPGCVARQSSEAGAHVAAIGAALRDLSPRLVATIARGSSDHAATYAKYLIETATGVPVASFAPSVSSVYEARRTMRGAACIAISQSGRSPDLVAAAQSASRGGALSIALVNDTASPLAEEADLVAPLCAFPETAVAATKSYLASLALMARFVASWSQDAELEAAIDRLPEAMERAWALDWGEAERTLTKARSLFVIGRGSGLGIAQEAALKFKETCRIHAEAYSAAEVLHGPAAVVRDGFPVLAFAQDDASRNSVGETCARLAAMGARVFIAGAQAPGCTSLPSLAQDARLQPILLAQAFYRLANACAVELGENPDAPPHLMKVTETT from the coding sequence GTGAATCCATCGGATACGCAAATGTATCGCGAGGCGGGCGAGGCGCCGGGATGCGTCGCACGCCAGTCGAGCGAGGCCGGGGCGCATGTGGCAGCGATCGGGGCAGCCTTGCGCGACCTGTCGCCGCGCCTTGTGGCCACGATCGCGCGCGGCAGTTCCGATCATGCCGCAACTTATGCGAAATATCTGATCGAGACCGCCACCGGCGTGCCCGTGGCATCGTTCGCGCCATCGGTCAGCTCGGTCTACGAAGCGCGCAGGACCATGCGCGGCGCGGCCTGCATCGCGATCTCGCAGTCGGGCAGGAGCCCGGACCTGGTGGCCGCAGCCCAGTCCGCAAGCCGGGGCGGAGCGCTGAGCATTGCGCTGGTCAACGACACTGCTTCGCCTTTGGCCGAAGAGGCGGACCTGGTCGCGCCGCTGTGTGCGTTTCCCGAAACTGCGGTGGCCGCAACCAAATCGTACCTCGCCTCGCTCGCGCTTATGGCCCGCTTCGTCGCCTCTTGGTCGCAGGATGCGGAGCTGGAAGCGGCGATCGACCGCCTGCCCGAAGCGATGGAGCGCGCGTGGGCGCTCGACTGGGGCGAGGCCGAGCGCACCCTGACCAAGGCGCGTAGCCTGTTCGTGATCGGCCGTGGTTCCGGGCTCGGCATTGCGCAGGAAGCGGCGCTGAAGTTCAAGGAAACGTGCCGGATCCACGCGGAGGCCTATAGCGCCGCAGAAGTTCTGCATGGTCCGGCCGCAGTGGTACGGGATGGCTTTCCCGTCCTCGCCTTCGCTCAGGATGACGCGTCGCGCAACAGCGTTGGCGAAACCTGTGCCCGGCTTGCCGCGATGGGCGCGCGTGTTTTCATAGCAGGGGCACAGGCGCCCGGCTGCACCTCGCTGCCTTCGCTGGCGCAGGATGCCCGTCTTCAACCGATATTGCTGGCACAGGCGTTCTACCGCCTAGCCAATGCTTGCGCCGTGGAACTGGGCGAAAACCCGGATGCTCCGCCGCATCTGATGAAAGTGACCGAGACCACATGA